From Carassius auratus strain Wakin chromosome 1, ASM336829v1, whole genome shotgun sequence, the proteins below share one genomic window:
- the LOC113106490 gene encoding 2-oxoglutarate receptor 1-like — translation MSNLYYGSRNTSLDNCTNVDDLVKRYYLPTMYSLIFIVGVVGNITALLVYMVKVRPWKSSTIIMVNLIITDLLFMISLPFLTYYYVLDDSWTLGNIMCRFTRLIFHFNLYGSILFLTCMAIFRYVAVVHPSHGHSIKQKRWGTLACVLCWAVVVAEISPFFYHFGTEENNNKTYCLDFASNNPKFILPYSWVLTVVGYLVPLVVVCLCYWRIMKELKEGPHMGSTKRVRARRLIVMILTCFIVCFFPYHVLRALRIYTNQTPESNCMLNRWVHAVYIISRPIAVLNIIFNLLLYTLSGDCFKQAFMGMFKCDWLNSKSKGVIKVALISKPATNITYEQSS, via the coding sequence ATGAGCAACCTTTACTATGGCTCGAGAAACACTTCACTTGACAACTGCACCAACGTGGACGATCTTGTGAAACGCTACTATCTCCCCACCATGTACAGCTTAATATTCATTGTAGGTGTTGTAGGTAACATCACTGCTCTGCTTGTCTACATGGTCAAAGTTCGTCCCTGGAAGAGCAGCACCATCATCATGGTGAACCTCATCATCACTGACCTCCTCTTCATGATCTCCTTGCCTTTCTTGACCTATTACTACGTGCTTGATGACTCGTGGACGCTGGGAAACATCATGTGTCGCTTCACACGCTTAATCTTCCACTTCAACCTCTATGGCAGCATCCTCTTCCTCACCTGTATGGCTATTTTTCGGTACGTGGCGGTCGTGCACCCGTCACATGGACACAGCATCAAGCAGAAGCGTTGGGGCACATTGGCTTGCGTGCTGTGTTGGGCTGTGGTGGTTGCAGAAATAAGTCCGTTTTTTTACCATTTTGGCACAGaggagaacaacaacaaaacttactGCTTGGATTTCGCGAGTAATAATCCAAAATTCATATTGCCATATAGTTGGGTGTTGACAGTAGTTGGATATTTGGTTCCTCTAGTTGTGGTCTGTCTTTGCTATTGGCGCATCATGAAAGAACTCAAGGAGGGTCCTCATATGGGAAGCACCAAACGGGTTCGAGCAAGGCGActcattgtgatgattttgacatGCTTCATTGTGTGCTTTTTTCCTTATCATGTGCTACGAGCTTTGAGGATTTACACGAATCAAACTCCAGAAAGCAACTGCATGCTGAACCGCTGGGTTCATGCTGTCTATATTATCTCAAGGCCGATTGCTGTACTCAACATCATTTTCAATCTTCTGCTCTACACGTTGTCAGGGGATTGTTTTAAGCAAGCCTTCATGGGAATGTTCAAATGTGATTGGCTTAATTCGAAGAGTAAGGGGGTGATTAAAGTGGCTCTGATTAGCAAACCTGCAACCAACATCACATATGAGCAAAGCAGCTGA